Proteins encoded within one genomic window of Companilactobacillus sp.:
- a CDS encoding aldose epimerase family protein, with amino-acid sequence MIKVTNFGQANGEDVQLYTIENDHKTKLSVISYAAAWQNFEVVEDGVSHSLIEHYDTVDGYIDNPYQVGKTVGRVAGRIGNAKFEINGKQFHLPANEGDNLLHGGNNGIQTHNFVGTVDEKNNSVTLKTTMKSAEDHFPGDLDLTITYTLTKDDEVLITYTGKSTEATLFNPTCHVYFNVLNDTTDVSEQKLQINADESLAVYGDKVPTGRKLPVTSGYDFRQPRTIGQGLKDLYAENEKIEFDDCYVTGKTKSAVAELSGDGRAVDLYSDRNGMVIFTANPQDDDKAAKHEYSCLATELQTLPDAINHKDFGDIVLPANQEKSFTNKYKYIKK; translated from the coding sequence ATGATTAAAGTTACTAATTTCGGTCAGGCAAATGGTGAGGACGTTCAACTTTATACCATCGAAAATGACCATAAAACTAAACTAAGCGTGATCAGTTACGCGGCAGCTTGGCAAAATTTTGAGGTAGTTGAAGATGGTGTTAGTCATTCATTAATCGAACATTATGACACAGTGGATGGCTATATCGATAATCCTTATCAGGTCGGTAAAACCGTTGGGCGTGTCGCTGGTAGGATTGGTAATGCCAAGTTTGAAATTAACGGCAAACAATTCCATCTCCCAGCTAATGAAGGAGACAATTTATTGCATGGTGGCAATAATGGTATTCAAACTCACAATTTCGTCGGTACAGTTGATGAAAAAAACAATTCCGTCACATTGAAAACTACGATGAAATCTGCAGAAGACCATTTCCCTGGTGATTTAGATTTAACGATTACTTATACTTTGACAAAAGATGACGAGGTCCTAATTACTTATACTGGTAAAAGTACTGAAGCAACGTTATTTAATCCAACTTGCCATGTTTATTTCAACGTTCTAAATGATACGACTGATGTTTCAGAACAAAAGCTTCAAATCAATGCCGACGAATCATTGGCAGTTTATGGTGATAAAGTTCCAACAGGCCGTAAGTTACCAGTTACTTCTGGATATGATTTCAGACAACCAAGAACTATCGGACAAGGTTTAAAAGATTTATACGCTGAAAATGAAAAAATTGAATTTGATGATTGTTATGTAACTGGCAAGACCAAATCTGCTGTGGCTGAATTGAGTGGAGACGGACGTGCAGTTGACCTTTATTCAGATCGAAATGGAATGGTTATTTTTACGGCTAATCCTCAAGATGATGATAAGGCAGCCAAACATGAATACAGTTGCTTAGCAACTGAGCTTCAAACATTGCCTGATGCAATCAACCACAAGGATTTTGGCGATATTGTCTTACCAGCAAACCAAGAAAAATCATTTACTAACAAATACAAATACATTAAGAAATAA
- a CDS encoding elongation factor G, which produces MKEITAGVVAHVDAGKTTLSEAMLYNSGALRTLGRVDNGDAFLDPDRLEKKRGITIFSHQASLETGNTKLTLLDTPGHMDFASQTEQVLSVLDYAVLVISAVDGIQGYTRTLWNLLDRYSVPTFIFINKIDAATTEISNVMEELQSGLSQGCVLFDEFNADVYEEIAMQDDDALSQFLNDETLSDESIQKLINERKIFPCFSGSALKNSGINEFLAGFDKWTVEPNTSQSFGAKIFKISHDQGERLTWVRVTGGTIKTKAELFENEKVNQIRIYNGAKFQTVDELLPNQVGALTGLTSSHPGMGLGNQSSQAKPVIQPVLNYDLDPLDNDIHTCLTALRELEDEDPQLHVQWSNQLQQISIQIMGEIQLEIIQQLMLERFNLNVSFGQGKILYQETINESVEGVGHFEPLRHYAEVHLLMRPGEPGSGISINSDCSLDVLSSNWQHQVLSNLTSKVHLGVLVGAPLTDVKITLINGRGSNVHSVGGDFREATWRAVRQGLMMLKEKGADRLLEPWYRFKLVVNQTEVGRALNDIQKMSGEFDPPQNSELSDMVILTGVAPVSEMRDYAQDVRSYTHGQGQLECIPDGFKPCHNADDVIEKINYQPVSDLENTPDSVFCAHGAGYPVAWDDVPKMAHVPYATNL; this is translated from the coding sequence TTGAAAGAAATTACTGCGGGAGTCGTTGCTCACGTTGATGCGGGCAAAACCACTCTTTCAGAAGCAATGTTATATAACTCCGGTGCATTAAGGACTTTGGGGAGAGTTGACAATGGGGATGCTTTTTTAGATCCTGATCGACTGGAGAAAAAACGTGGTATCACGATTTTTTCCCATCAAGCAAGTTTAGAGACTGGCAACACCAAACTTACGCTTTTGGATACTCCCGGTCACATGGATTTTGCCAGTCAAACTGAACAAGTTTTAAGCGTTTTGGACTACGCAGTGTTAGTGATATCCGCTGTTGACGGAATTCAAGGATATACTCGGACCTTGTGGAACCTTCTAGATCGGTATTCAGTTCCAACATTTATTTTTATCAATAAAATTGATGCTGCCACGACTGAAATCAGTAATGTAATGGAAGAATTACAGTCAGGATTATCGCAAGGATGCGTTTTGTTTGATGAATTCAATGCAGATGTCTACGAAGAAATAGCGATGCAAGACGATGATGCTTTGAGTCAATTTTTAAATGATGAGACTTTATCCGATGAATCGATACAAAAACTCATTAATGAACGGAAAATTTTTCCATGTTTTAGTGGCTCGGCACTTAAGAACTCGGGTATTAATGAGTTTTTAGCGGGATTTGATAAGTGGACAGTCGAACCAAATACAAGTCAGTCATTTGGGGCAAAAATTTTTAAAATTTCACATGATCAAGGCGAACGTTTGACCTGGGTGAGAGTCACTGGCGGAACTATCAAAACGAAAGCTGAATTGTTTGAAAATGAAAAAGTCAACCAGATCAGGATTTACAATGGTGCAAAGTTTCAAACTGTCGATGAGCTATTGCCTAATCAGGTTGGTGCATTAACTGGATTAACTAGTTCACATCCAGGAATGGGTCTTGGCAATCAATCTAGTCAAGCAAAGCCGGTGATTCAACCGGTATTGAATTATGATTTAGATCCTTTGGATAATGATATTCATACATGTTTGACTGCTCTTAGAGAGCTTGAAGACGAGGACCCACAGCTTCACGTGCAGTGGTCAAATCAATTGCAACAGATCAGTATTCAGATCATGGGTGAGATCCAGCTAGAAATTATTCAACAATTAATGTTGGAGCGATTCAACTTAAATGTTAGTTTTGGACAAGGTAAGATCTTATATCAAGAAACCATCAATGAATCTGTTGAAGGGGTAGGACACTTTGAACCACTCCGACACTATGCTGAAGTACATTTATTGATGCGCCCCGGTGAACCTGGATCAGGTATCTCAATCAACTCTGACTGCAGCTTGGATGTGTTAAGCAGTAATTGGCAACATCAAGTCTTAAGCAACCTGACCTCTAAAGTTCATTTAGGAGTATTAGTTGGGGCACCGTTAACAGATGTCAAAATAACTTTGATCAATGGTCGCGGTAGCAATGTCCATTCAGTTGGTGGCGATTTTCGCGAGGCAACTTGGAGAGCAGTCCGTCAAGGATTAATGATGCTTAAAGAAAAAGGTGCTGACAGATTATTGGAACCATGGTACCGATTCAAATTGGTTGTCAATCAAACTGAAGTTGGACGAGCTCTGAATGATATTCAAAAAATGAGTGGGGAATTTGATCCGCCACAGAATTCTGAATTATCAGACATGGTGATTTTAACTGGAGTGGCTCCAGTTTCAGAAATGAGAGATTATGCTCAGGATGTGCGTTCGTATACTCATGGACAAGGACAATTGGAGTGTATACCTGATGGATTTAAACCATGTCATAATGCCGATGATGTGATTGAAAAAATCAATTACCAACCAGTCTCTGATTTGGAAAATACACCAGATTCAGTTTTTTGTGCACATGGGGCCGGTTATCCTGTAGCTTGGGACGATGTTCCGAAAATGGCACACGTTCCTTATGCTACTAATCTTTAA
- a CDS encoding L,D-transpeptidase: MNYKRIYQITLIALLLGLFFITAQQVYSGQGNGYQTSQVDADSTSDKSNTDKAPKEKPTKIDSKLSQDSKDMIALEDFKYTDSSEKKDYPDLMQHPEAFIDVDIALQRVFIKEGDKVLYEMYASTGKNDTTPRGTYYIENERGEYFYTQPLKLGAHYYTSFLDHGVYLFHTTPTDENKVVVPSIAKTLGREPSSHGCVHLSDPDCKWVYDKVPAGTKVVIHGTFKS, from the coding sequence TTGAATTATAAACGAATATATCAAATAACTTTAATTGCATTATTATTGGGCTTATTTTTTATCACAGCTCAACAGGTTTATTCCGGGCAAGGGAATGGATATCAAACTAGTCAAGTTGATGCTGATTCGACATCCGATAAAAGCAACACTGATAAAGCACCAAAAGAAAAGCCTACAAAGATTGATTCAAAACTCAGTCAGGACTCAAAAGATATGATTGCTTTAGAAGATTTTAAATATACAGATTCGTCTGAGAAAAAGGATTATCCCGATTTGATGCAACATCCGGAAGCATTTATTGATGTTGATATTGCTCTACAAAGAGTTTTCATTAAAGAAGGGGACAAAGTTTTATACGAAATGTATGCTTCCACTGGTAAGAACGATACCACTCCTCGTGGTACGTACTATATCGAAAACGAGCGTGGCGAATATTTCTATACGCAACCACTTAAACTAGGTGCACATTACTATACCTCATTTTTAGATCACGGCGTATATTTGTTCCACACAACTCCAACTGATGAAAACAAGGTAGTTGTTCCATCAATTGCTAAAACTTTAGGACGCGAACCTTCGTCGCATGGATGCGTTCATTTGTCAGATCCAGATTGCAAATGGGTCTACGATAAAGTTCCGGCTGGTACCAAAGTTGTCATTCATGGAACTTTCAAGAGTTAG
- a CDS encoding ABC-F family ATP-binding cassette domain-containing protein: MITVSDVSLHFADRKLFDDVNINFTPGNCYGLIGANGAGKSTFLKVLAGDIKPSTGNVSMGTNERLATLKQNHFDYDDYTVMETVIMGHSDLYRIMQEKDALYAKPDFNEEDGTKAAELETEFGEKGGWEAEGEASQMLQGLNIPESLHQEKMSNLTAGQKIKVLLAQALFGQPDVLLLDEPTNGLDVDSIDWLEDFLINFENTVIVVSHDRYFLNKVCTYMADLDYGKIKLYAGNYDFWLKSSELAQKMMQDQNAKKEEKIKELQEFIARFSANASKSKQATSRKKMLDKITLDDIQPSSRRYPFIKFVPNREIGNDLLQVKDLNLTIDGKKILNNVSFILNKDDKVAFLAKNDMVTTALFKVITGELTPDSGTITWGVTTSRAYLPKDFSSMFDEETPIIDWLRQFAEKGEDDDTFLRGFLGRMLFSGTDVTKMVNVLSGGEKVRVMLSKMMLLKANVLLMDDPTNHLDLESITALNDGLIDYKGSILFASHDHQFIQTIANRLIYITENGIVDRADTTYDEFRNNKQVESQIAELEK, from the coding sequence TTGATTACTGTTAGTGACGTAAGTTTGCATTTTGCAGACAGAAAATTGTTTGACGATGTAAACATTAATTTTACGCCGGGAAACTGCTATGGCTTAATTGGCGCAAATGGCGCTGGAAAATCAACGTTTTTAAAAGTTCTTGCTGGAGATATCAAACCTTCAACTGGTAACGTATCTATGGGAACCAATGAACGTTTGGCGACTTTAAAGCAAAACCACTTTGATTACGATGATTATACAGTTATGGAAACTGTTATCATGGGACATTCTGACTTGTATCGAATCATGCAAGAAAAAGATGCTTTATATGCAAAACCAGATTTCAATGAAGAAGATGGAACAAAAGCTGCCGAATTGGAAACTGAATTTGGTGAAAAAGGTGGCTGGGAAGCTGAAGGTGAAGCCTCACAAATGCTTCAAGGATTAAATATTCCTGAAAGCCTGCATCAAGAAAAAATGTCTAATTTGACCGCCGGCCAAAAAATCAAAGTTTTGTTGGCACAAGCATTATTTGGTCAACCCGATGTTCTATTGTTAGATGAGCCAACTAATGGTTTGGATGTTGATTCGATCGACTGGTTGGAAGACTTTTTGATCAACTTCGAAAATACCGTCATTGTCGTATCCCATGACCGTTACTTTTTGAACAAAGTCTGCACATACATGGCGGACTTGGATTACGGTAAGATCAAACTTTACGCTGGTAACTATGATTTCTGGCTGAAATCATCTGAACTTGCCCAAAAGATGATGCAAGATCAAAATGCTAAAAAAGAAGAAAAAATCAAAGAGCTACAAGAATTTATCGCAAGATTCTCTGCCAATGCTTCAAAATCAAAGCAAGCTACTTCACGTAAGAAAATGTTGGATAAGATCACGTTGGACGATATTCAACCAAGTTCAAGACGTTATCCATTTATTAAGTTTGTTCCTAATCGAGAAATTGGGAACGATTTACTGCAAGTAAAAGATTTAAATTTAACAATCGATGGTAAGAAAATTTTAAATAATGTTAGTTTTATTTTGAATAAAGATGATAAAGTCGCCTTTTTAGCAAAAAATGATATGGTGACAACAGCATTATTTAAAGTGATTACTGGTGAATTGACGCCTGATTCAGGTACGATCACTTGGGGAGTAACGACTAGTCGAGCATATTTGCCAAAAGACTTCAGCTCAATGTTTGACGAAGAAACACCAATTATTGACTGGCTCCGTCAATTCGCTGAAAAGGGTGAAGATGACGATACATTTTTACGTGGATTCTTGGGGAGAATGTTGTTCTCAGGAACCGACGTAACCAAGATGGTCAATGTTCTTTCCGGTGGTGAGAAAGTCCGAGTAATGCTATCAAAAATGATGCTGTTAAAGGCAAATGTTCTTTTGATGGACGATCCAACTAACCATTTGGATCTTGAATCAATCACAGCCTTAAATGATGGTTTGATCGATTACAAAGGGTCAATTTTGTTTGCATCTCATGACCACCAATTCATTCAAACAATCGCAAATCGTTTGATCTACATTACTGAAAATGGAATCGTCGACCGTGCAGACACTACTTATGATGAATTCCGAAACAATAAACAAGTAGAATCACAAATTGCAGAATTAGAAAAATAA
- a CDS encoding type II toxin-antitoxin system HicB family antitoxin, protein MLKTIDFPVVLGGLNSKNGEITASFPDVPGAQSKGQDEDHVIDQAVAELERIVGEGDSIPTASDLSYISREYPGKVIRLITIDVAEINNKHKLVTNF, encoded by the coding sequence GTGTTAAAGACAATCGATTTTCCTGTAGTTTTAGGTGGTTTGAATTCAAAGAATGGAGAAATTACCGCAAGTTTTCCGGATGTTCCCGGTGCCCAAAGCAAAGGACAAGATGAAGACCACGTTATAGATCAAGCAGTTGCAGAGCTTGAAAGAATCGTTGGTGAAGGCGATTCTATTCCAACTGCTTCAGATCTTTCGTATATTTCAAGAGAGTATCCTGGCAAAGTAATTAGACTGATTACCATCGATGTCGCTGAAATAAATAATAAACATAAATTAGTAACTAATTTCTAA
- a CDS encoding aldo/keto reductase, whose translation MEYQKLSNGVEIPMLGFGTYQLKPNEVADAMKGALDAGYRHFDGAHIYGNEVEVGKAYKASSVKREDLFITSKVWNEDQGYDKTLAAFDKTLSELQLDYLDLYLIHWPNEDNFQLSLDTWKALEKIYKDGKARSIGVSNFSEDQLKQVFDMATVKPMVNQIERHPYKVQKELGDFDAANGIINEGYSPIGHGHLILEDPTINKIAKDHNKSAAQVVLRWQIDTGFVVFPKSSNIDHVKSNFDIFDFQLTDDEIKAINALDKDEHLNYD comes from the coding sequence ATGGAATACCAAAAGTTAAGTAATGGAGTTGAAATCCCAATGTTAGGATTTGGGACTTATCAACTAAAACCAAATGAAGTTGCTGATGCGATGAAGGGTGCTTTGGATGCTGGCTATCGTCATTTCGATGGGGCCCATATTTATGGAAACGAAGTTGAAGTAGGTAAAGCATACAAAGCTTCATCAGTAAAACGTGAGGATCTATTCATCACTTCAAAAGTTTGGAATGAAGATCAAGGCTACGACAAAACACTAGCTGCCTTTGACAAGACATTAAGTGAATTGCAATTGGATTATTTGGACTTGTATTTGATTCACTGGCCAAATGAAGACAACTTCCAATTGTCGCTTGATACTTGGAAAGCTCTTGAAAAAATTTATAAAGATGGCAAGGCTAGATCAATTGGTGTTTCAAACTTCTCTGAAGACCAATTGAAACAAGTCTTTGATATGGCTACTGTTAAACCAATGGTCAATCAAATCGAACGTCATCCCTACAAAGTTCAAAAAGAACTTGGTGATTTTGACGCAGCCAATGGCATTATCAATGAAGGATATTCACCAATTGGCCATGGTCACTTGATTCTTGAAGATCCAACAATCAACAAGATTGCTAAAGATCACAACAAGTCAGCTGCTCAAGTTGTGTTGCGTTGGCAAATCGATACTGGATTTGTAGTATTTCCAAAATCTTCTAACATCGACCACGTCAAATCAAACTTTGATATCTTTGATTTCCAGCTAACTGATGATGAAATCAAGGCAATCAATGCATTGGACAAAGACGAACACTTGAATTATGACTAG
- a CDS encoding bacteriocin immunity protein: protein MTKINEEEKANQLMDAIHTASLDEGIKKIPEIYQMLIKNAKELKKTGNYHDVSAELNRQISFYAMGNPNGPKALDTLYQATIDGTHGRAYQKLPTGFN, encoded by the coding sequence TTGACAAAAATAAATGAAGAAGAAAAAGCTAATCAATTGATGGATGCGATTCATACCGCCAGTTTAGATGAGGGAATCAAAAAAATTCCAGAAATCTATCAGATGCTGATCAAGAATGCAAAGGAGCTTAAAAAAACTGGCAACTACCACGATGTTTCGGCAGAATTGAATCGACAGATCTCGTTTTATGCCATGGGAAATCCTAATGGACCCAAGGCACTAGATACTTTGTATCAAGCTACGATCGATGGAACTCATGGACGTGCGTATCAAAAATTACCAACTGGATTTAACTAA
- the pgmB gene encoding beta-phosphoglucomutase, producing the protein MVEFKDIKGFVFDLDGVIADTSVYHSKAWHQLADELGVQWSEDLANNLKGVSRMDSLELILKTGGKENDYTQAEKEHYATKKNTNYLELLKGMDSSAILPGISDFLKSLEENNYKLSLASASKNSPLVLKQLGLDQYFSEKVDPSTLKHGKPDPEIFARGAEVLNLKPEECIGIEDAKVGVESINSAGETSVGIGDKNILSEADINFEDTSELTLENIKNAMEVGAAND; encoded by the coding sequence ATGGTTGAGTTTAAGGATATTAAAGGCTTTGTATTTGATTTGGACGGCGTGATTGCCGATACCTCTGTGTATCATTCAAAAGCTTGGCATCAATTAGCTGATGAATTAGGCGTTCAATGGAGTGAGGACCTAGCCAATAATCTTAAGGGTGTTAGCCGGATGGATTCGCTAGAATTGATCCTCAAAACAGGTGGCAAGGAAAACGACTACACGCAAGCCGAAAAGGAACATTATGCAACAAAGAAAAATACTAATTATTTGGAATTGTTAAAGGGTATGGATTCTTCAGCAATTCTCCCCGGGATTTCTGATTTCTTAAAGAGTCTTGAAGAAAATAATTACAAACTTTCACTAGCTTCAGCTTCAAAGAACTCACCATTGGTTCTTAAACAACTGGGATTGGATCAATATTTCTCAGAAAAAGTTGATCCCTCAACGTTGAAACATGGTAAGCCAGATCCAGAGATTTTTGCACGCGGTGCTGAGGTTTTGAACCTTAAACCAGAAGAATGTATTGGGATCGAAGACGCTAAAGTTGGTGTTGAATCGATCAATTCGGCCGGTGAGACTTCAGTTGGTATTGGTGATAAAAATATTTTGAGCGAAGCAGATATTAACTTTGAAGATACTTCAGAATTGACTTTAGAAAACATCAAAAACGCAATGGAAGTAGGAGCAGCTAATGATTAA
- a CDS encoding pentapeptide repeat-containing protein, with the protein MIEQITNKNLENADLKGKNFDQVRFDHVDFSDADLESTNFHNCLFEACDFTNAKLNNVNFAGADLRGCNLHHADISGANMNHSMLENANLSDIISDKNTKFFRMYCPEHGAFLGYKKCFNSLIVKLLIPADAQRTSATETSCRCDKAKVMEIEDMYTGEHYNEAISYVDENFIYRKGEYVYAGNFNPNRWVDSTGGIHFWLDRKEAEGYM; encoded by the coding sequence ATGATCGAACAAATAACAAATAAAAATTTAGAAAATGCAGATCTGAAGGGTAAGAATTTCGATCAAGTAAGATTTGACCACGTAGATTTTTCCGATGCAGATCTTGAAAGCACTAATTTCCACAATTGCCTTTTTGAAGCATGCGATTTCACAAATGCCAAGTTGAATAATGTCAACTTCGCTGGTGCTGACTTGCGTGGCTGTAATTTGCATCATGCTGATATTTCTGGTGCCAATATGAATCATTCGATGTTGGAAAATGCAAATTTATCAGATATTATTAGCGATAAGAATACCAAGTTTTTTAGAATGTATTGTCCGGAACATGGAGCATTCTTGGGTTATAAAAAGTGTTTTAATTCGTTGATTGTTAAATTGCTGATACCTGCAGATGCACAAAGAACTTCTGCCACGGAGACCTCCTGCCGTTGTGATAAAGCTAAGGTAATGGAAATAGAAGATATGTACACTGGCGAGCATTATAATGAAGCAATTTCATATGTTGATGAAAACTTTATTTATCGTAAAGGCGAATACGTCTATGCTGGAAACTTCAATCCAAATCGTTGGGTCGATTCAACAGGCGGGATTCATTTCTGGCTCGATCGTAAGGAAGCTGAAGGCTATATGTAA